The DNA region TGGGCGATGGCGAGGCGTTCGTCGAGGAGCATGCGCTCGACGTCAGCGGCGGCGATGCGGCGTTGCAGGTGCCAGGCCAGGCCCAACAGGGGGACGGCGGCGAGCGCGAGGCCGATCAGCAGATTGGGCAAATCGAGGGGCATGGAAAGCTCCGCGGGAAGGTGCCGGGCAGTATACCCAGCGCCCACGCGGCGGTCAGGCGCCGGGCAGGCGGCTCAGCAGGCGCTTGGCTTCGTGGGAACCCTGGGCGGCTGCCTGCTCCAGCCAGTGGCAGGCCTGCTGCATGTCTTGGGTACGGGGCTGCACATAGAGGCGACCCAGCTCGAGCTGGGCGCGGCGGTCGCCGGCGCGGGCGGCCTGGCGCAGCATGTCGAAACCGATGCGGCGGTCGCGGGTGTTGCCGCAATCGCGGCAGAGCATCTGCCCGAGGCGACTCTGGGCGGCTACCACGCCTTGGCGAGCGGGCTGCTTGAGCAGCTTGCCGGCCAGGCGCTTGACGCTGGCGGCCTGGCCGAGGCGCGGGTTGTCGAGCAACCAGAGGGCCACGCGCAGGGGCAGGCGCTGGTTGTGCTGGGACATTTCGGCGAGAGCTCTGGACTTCATGTAAAGGGTGTGGAGGCCGGAAAGGCGCGCAACTCTACTCCTTTTTTTCCACAGGTAAAGTCTTGCAAAGCCTGTGAGTGGCGTTCTAGAGCAAGCGCTTGGGACAATCCACAGAAGCTGTGGATAACTCTGTGGGAAAGGTCATTGAAATGCCCTTCGAAGCCGATGAAACGGGCGCCTCCTGCAAATTGGCGATTTTTTCACCAACCTGAAAACCCTTTATTTTTCATTGCTTTAAAAAAGCGGCACGAAAAATCAAGCGTTTACGGGCGAATGTGACTGCGAAATGACAAGGTGCTTCGCCATTGTGCACAACTCATTCCTGTCAACCCCCTGAATGCCCCGTTTCAGGGCGCCGCAGCGCATTTTTGCCGGCGAAAGTCCGTAGGCGCGGTGCCCGTCCAGCGACGAAAGGCTCGGGAGAAGGAGCTCTGCTCGGCGAAGCCCAGCAGGTAGGCGATCTCCAGCAAGGCGAAGTCGGTGTGCTGCAGGTAGAGCTGCGCCAGGTCCTTGCGGACCTCGTCCAGCAAGGTGGGCAGGGCCAGCGCCGATTCCCCCAACCGGCGACGCAGGACGCGCGTGCTGAGCCCCAGGCGCCCCGCCACATCATCGAGGCCGACCTGCCCTTGCGCCAGGCCGGTGCAAAGCGCGGCCCGGATTTCGTTGGCGAGATTGGCGTCGAGACGGTACGCGGCCAGGCAGGCATCGCCCTGGGCGTCCATCAAGGCGCGCAGATGCGGGTCGGCCTCGCGCAGCGGCATCTGCAACAGGGCCTTGTCGAACACCACGGCATGGCGTGCACAACCGCCCAGCACGGGGCAACCCAGGACGTCGGCGTAGGCCTCCTTCCCGGCGTCTAGGGGGTGACGGAACTCCACCCGCACCGGCTGCGCACGCTCCTCGCTCAACCAGCGGCCGAACGCCAGCCAGCCGGCCAGGGCCATCTCCACAGCCTGGCGAGGCACCCAGGGCAACGCCCGCGGCCGCCAGGTCAGGGCGACGAACTCGCCCTCCTCTTCCAGCCGGGTTTCCCCGATGTCCCAGACCAGTTGTTCGAAGCGCTGCAGGCGCGTGATGGCCTCGCCCAGGGTGGCGCAGCTCATGGCCGAGTAGCCCAGCACCTGGAAGGAGCGCGGACGCACGGCCAACCCCAGGCGCATGCCGATCAGCGCATCACCGGCGAGGCGCTCGGCCTGGAGCAGGAGGGCGAAAGCCTTGAACAGCGGCAGGCGGTAGCCCGGCAGCGCCAGTTGCTCCGCCTGGATATCCACCGCCCGCAGCAACGCGTCGACATCCAGCCCACGTTCGCCGGCGGCGGGCAGCAGCGACTCGACGTAGCTCGCGGCGATACCGGCGGGCGATGCGACCAGGGCCAGCAGCCGCTGGGGCCAGGACTCGGTCATGCCGGCTGTGGCAGGTGGCCGTCGATCAGGAACTGCGTCATGCGGAACAGGCGCGGCGTATCCGGTGCCTGGGCATGCTTGAAGGCGACGTACTCGGCGGTGGTCTCGCAGAGCCAGGGCGTGAGGTTGCGTGGTCGCCGCTCGGTGAAGGCCTCGGGGGTGAACAGGGCGATATTGGTGCCCTGCAGCGGGCAGCGCGCGGAGCGGTACTCGAAGGCCTCCACGCCTGCGGCACGCATGGCCGCGCCGAGCGCCTGGCTGGCGCGGTAGTCCACCGGGTCGGCCAGTGCCTGAGCGTGACGATCGAACGGTGGCGATTGCAGTTGCACGCCACGCTCCACCTGGAAACGCGCCTCGAAGGAGGAATGCTCGGACAGGATGCGCCCGCTGGGGGGCGGCACGGCCATGCCGCTCCACAGGACGAAGCGGTAGAACGCCCCCTCGGCCATGGCGGTCTCCAGGCGCGAGGCGGCGTAGAACAGGCTCGGCTCGTGGACGGTGCCGAAGCGCGACCCCCAGCGCAGCGGCGGGTAGCGGAACGGGGTCTTGAGCAGGTAGTGCAGCGGCTCGGCGCTCCTGGGCAACGGCGGCTTGCTGGTCTCGATGAGTTCCTCCAGCAACGCCTGTTCGGCGAGGTTGTCCACCAGCTGCAGGGTCGCCACCTGCTCCTGGCTCTCCACCAGGCGCACCAGGCGGCCACGCAGGGGCCCGATGTGTTGCGGGCCCTGGCAGGTCGTCCAGATATCCATGTCCAGCCTTCCTTCGTTGTTGTTGTGAGGGGCGATCAGATCTTGCCGCGTATGGCGTCCAGGTACTCCACCACCCTCACCAGACCCTGCACCTGGCCCATCA from Pseudomonas tohonis includes:
- a CDS encoding AraC family transcriptional regulator, which produces MTESWPQRLLALVASPAGIAASYVESLLPAAGERGLDVDALLRAVDIQAEQLALPGYRLPLFKAFALLLQAERLAGDALIGMRLGLAVRPRSFQVLGYSAMSCATLGEAITRLQRFEQLVWDIGETRLEEEGEFVALTWRPRALPWVPRQAVEMALAGWLAFGRWLSEERAQPVRVEFRHPLDAGKEAYADVLGCPVLGGCARHAVVFDKALLQMPLREADPHLRALMDAQGDACLAAYRLDANLANEIRAALCTGLAQGQVGLDDVAGRLGLSTRVLRRRLGESALALPTLLDEVRKDLAQLYLQHTDFALLEIAYLLGFAEQSSFSRAFRRWTGTAPTDFRRQKCAAAP
- a CDS encoding RES family NAD+ phosphorylase, whose product is MDIWTTCQGPQHIGPLRGRLVRLVESQEQVATLQLVDNLAEQALLEELIETSKPPLPRSAEPLHYLLKTPFRYPPLRWGSRFGTVHEPSLFYAASRLETAMAEGAFYRFVLWSGMAVPPPSGRILSEHSSFEARFQVERGVQLQSPPFDRHAQALADPVDYRASQALGAAMRAAGVEAFEYRSARCPLQGTNIALFTPEAFTERRPRNLTPWLCETTAEYVAFKHAQAPDTPRLFRMTQFLIDGHLPQPA
- a CDS encoding tetratricopeptide repeat protein gives rise to the protein MSQHNQRLPLRVALWLLDNPRLGQAASVKRLAGKLLKQPARQGVVAAQSRLGQMLCRDCGNTRDRRIGFDMLRQAARAGDRRAQLELGRLYVQPRTQDMQQACHWLEQAAAQGSHEAKRLLSRLPGA